TGCTTATTGGACCAGATGCAAATGATTCAACGTGTGTGGACACAAATTTGGATACAAATTCATTTCAAACCAATTTTTTAATAGACAAGTGTCGTATTGGCATACCCGAAGAATATAATTGTGAGGGTTTGTCAAATGAAGTTAAAGAAACGTGGGATTATATTGCAAACCTCATTAATGATTCTAAAGGAGCAGTACAGAAGGTATgactgttaaatattaaaatgtatttatttataatttttagacaaAGATCTTAATTATCCTAAATAACTTCTATAGGTATCAATGCCTCATACCAGTGTTTCAATAGCCACATATTCAGTATTGAATGCCTGTGAAGTAGCAAGCAATATGTCACGGTACACTGGACTCTTCTATGGTTATCGATCAACAGATGATCATAAATCATTTGAATCATTAATCTCTACAAGTCGAATGGAAGCTTTAGGAGAAGTTGTAAGGTCTCGAATATTAAGTGGAAATTTTTTCCTTTTACGAAGGTAAATTTGTTAGAAATTATTTGTACAGTCTACATGTTATTTGTGTctaacaaatgtataatatgagaaACTAATATTTTTGCAGTTAATTAATGTCTTACATGCTTGTACGCAtcttattatcattgttatttatataatctattcCTCTAGAAAATAATCAGTTGGTCGACCGATTCTTGTCAGTGCTGTGGATCCCCCACCAACTACCTGGTGTTAGCGTGATTACGTGGTTCTCGACGCaccaattattgaattatttgtgATGCGTGTAAAGTGATTATTCTCTAGTGGAATAGAGAatagttgataattattttaaaataatgaataatgaatattttattacaaataaaattgtttatatttgtcTTTATAACTtcctatttgattatttaatgataaacaGAATGTTGTAATACTTGTTAATATGCAAGTTATTAGTTACTAGTACACTTAGGACACaagtagtattatactattattacatgTTCTTACgggttgtaatataatttattatttgatttcagTAATTATGAAAAGTATTTCATGCAATCATTAAAAGTTAGACGGTTAATATCAgatgatttcaaaaatttatgGAAATCTAACTATGACTTTTTAGTTACACCTACTACATTAAGTACCGCTCCACTACTATCTGAATTTAAGTCTTTAGATAACCGTACACAATGTGCTACACAAGACTATTGTACCCAACCAGCCAATATGACTGGTAAGTGTATAATTATCGAATATTATTCTAGATTATAGAGTTTTATATATTGAGTATACTATATTcattactaatttaatattctagGTTGTCCAGCTATTACTATACCAGTAAAACTATCAAGTAATAAGATGCCAATCAGCATACAAATAATGGCATCAAATTTTGATGACATAAGATTGTTGCAGTTTGCTAATtggttagaaaaaaaacttcaattttCTCAAGATTATCTATAAATttaatgtgtattaattataaattataaatatatagtattatataaacaatggAAATAATGGtatgtattatgttaacatCTTATTCCTTAAAGATTTTATAAGATATGCACTATTTCAATAATGACCATTTCAACTGTTCTTTTGCTGACtggaaaacctaaaaaaaaaaatttacatatgaAAGTATGTTACGATAATAcgattatatataattagaatactaattatataatagatagcTTACTTGTGCAACAGTTTGTTCCCCAATTGGTATGTCATCGGTTCGTAATGCTACTCTCTGTACAACTGCCCCAGAATCGGCTTCcaatataatactgtaaaaatacattttttaatgccCAAAATTACTTTTGTTACTGCTATTGTAGTGAcataattaatctaaatttaTCACTACTGCTGTGGCACTGTCAATACGGTGGTAGAATTTTAGTGACACCGCAGTAGTGTGTGCAGACATGTATTAATACAGGACTGTAatgtagagtataatataaattctatctATTCTAgtagtatattatggttataacttataagatatgATGCATTTCTACCCATTATCGCAAATTTCATCCAATGCCAACATAACAACATCTAAGTTGTCAAGTACAACtcgtttttctacatttttccTTAAAATTTGACTGATTGAATCATACATACATTGTAAGACGCTCATCAATAacaactgaaatataaaaaataccatgtataaaatatgcaatttacaTGATATACTGCAGACAGTGTACTTACTTCGTTCTCGTGTGAACTTCCCATGACATAAAAAAACAGGTCCACATTGCTCCTGTATAGACATGTAATTCCATCCAGCATGATAATTTCTGCATTTGCTCTATGAGTGCGGTTGAATAGGTTTTTTTCAAATGCTTTTTGTTCTTTAATTGTcggaaatatattatcatcatagtaTTTGGCCAGTATGCGATTGCCATCATTGTCCAAAATAGCCATGCCCTTCACTGTGTACAATGTTGGTTCCTGGTAAATTTTAAGTTCATGAATATAGTTACAAATAAAGTTACAATAATTCATTTTCTGTTCAATAGTTAACTTACCAGTAACGAAAAATCCATTAttggtgtattatatatttaaaatactacaaaaaaaaatatttttacacgtATCGTGTgatttagttaatagttttgtataattttaaattccataATCCATATTCTAAACATTTAATTCCATTTAGCCATTtcggtataaaaattataaaatgattgttATCTATATTTGTGGACGTCGCCGATTGCTACAATCACAATGCTTGATCAATATTTGATACGTGTTATCATGGAGTAAACAACTACCAGTGTTTTTATCCTTCATGAAACGACTgtgaacaatattttcatagacctattaactagttaatactgttaataggtctatgaatattttatagcataGAAGTCCGTCCTATTCACAGACTTCTATATGATAGTAGTATAGAAGTCTGAGGTCCTATTTTACGAGAAGTtacgaacaataataaaattgtcaagGCCATGAAACATTCTAGACTCATTAAAGTTGGCCGCCCGAGATTGTCGCTTCAATAATTTTCTATGGTTAAACCGTTTGCCGTTATAAAACGGTCATTTTAGACggataaataagttaaaaagttaaagttaagttaaaagtgaagttaattttaactttttaacttaactttctaaaatttaattttcattaacttaatttttaacttaatttattttaattgataaaaacttaataaataacgagttacttttaatcaaattcaagttaagttaatttataaataattaaataataaatataataaaaatagaaataattattgatgttgcgaattacataaccatttactatATAGAATAGGAAATTAGAAATACTCGTTCCGTTAACCAGAATTCttcaagaaaaataacttaattaaatagtaaatacgtaatatattataccaatagccatttaggtataaattatattataatataatataggtgtatcgCAAAGGCGGGCaagttaatcaaaataattaatttaagttaagttaagttaagaggacataAGATCGAtaggttaaaagttaatatagaaaaaaatattaacttaactcagtttaaaaaaagttaatctatttttttttaaaattagtatgtaaatcacataaagagtgaatgtgtctttttagtttctaatttataagttataaaaaacaattttattgaacttttatcataatgtacactgttgccattttacttttactttactattatttacttatttaaactatactcatctcaaattaataattagataagaataatattgtataataatccGCATCGGActccgt
This portion of the Acyrthosiphon pisum isolate AL4f chromosome A1, pea_aphid_22Mar2018_4r6ur, whole genome shotgun sequence genome encodes:
- the LOC100162959 gene encoding glutamyl-tRNA(Gln) amidotransferase subunit A, mitochondrial: MISVLKKRLRDRTLSAVDLYAKTLSDIENKSDLNAFVHVTRDGDQRAVESHKRLQDGTQRPLEGIPIAVKDNFCTKGVPTTCASKMLQNFVPVYDATVVERLKAAGAIIIGKTNLDEFAMGSGTVDSIFGPTKNVWRSKPNQWHIAGGSSGGSCVAVASGMCVAALGSDTGGSIRNPASYCGVVGYKPSYGLLSRHGLIPLVNSMDVPGIAAKTVEDVVTVLSVLIGPDANDSTCVDTNLDTNSFQTNFLIDKCRIGIPEEYNCEGLSNEVKETWDYIANLINDSKGAVQKVSMPHTSVSIATYSVLNACEVASNMSRYTGLFYGYRSTDDHKSFESLISTSRMEALGEVVRSRILSGNFFLLRSNYEKYFMQSLKVRRLISDDFKNLWKSNYDFLVTPTTLSTAPLLSEFKSLDNRTQCATQDYCTQPANMTGCPAITIPVKLSSNKMPISIQIMASNFDDIRLLQFANWLEKKLQFSQDYL
- the LOC100168028 gene encoding zeta-coat protein-like — its product is MDFSLLEPTLYTVKGMAILDNDGNRILAKYYDDNIFPTIKEQKAFEKNLFNRTHRANAEIIMLDGITCLYRSNVDLFFYVMGSSHENELLLMSVLQCMYDSISQILRKNVEKRVVLDNLDVVMLALDEICDNGIILEADSGAVVQRVALRTDDIPIGEQTVAQVFQSAKEQLKWSLLK